In Numidum massiliense, a single genomic region encodes these proteins:
- a CDS encoding helix-turn-helix domain-containing protein, producing MGVNNMAIDPITLGSLIRKRRKEMGLTLNDLASDTISVPTISNIERGITGNLASDKVAYIREKLGLTDELVQQMLTSTKEVDARFAQKIANVRYLAELNLLSEARQEVSALEGDDKLDEYPRYAITVQLLKGIVLQKQSQWERAKNALLQVLRRLREEPLEDPNNLAAEAYFNLSVITALDDQDYEKAIEYANMALDVFQKEGDEQQLEGRVLYNIALYYYHSEQYGQAYKYAIDARPKCEQVYDMKTLLLTFNSEGLILSAQHLYSQAVQVFQHAINLSRSYSADPWIGSVLYLNLGDSHYRDKAYTEALRCYDISQYLCKKTKDDLQQAMLYLSYGEVYFAMEEYEKASEYADKASELEKKFDLASEYLQLLLLKAKIAAEQNSAKVMPICEEGIRLAEKSKLFNRMKDFHFVLANYFKRTGNLEAFHQETQHMYDIESFIRGR from the coding sequence ATGGGGGTCAATAATATGGCGATCGATCCGATCACGCTCGGTTCACTCATTCGTAAACGCCGCAAGGAAATGGGGCTGACATTGAACGACTTGGCGAGTGACACCATCTCCGTCCCGACGATTAGCAACATCGAACGCGGCATCACGGGCAATCTCGCCAGCGATAAAGTCGCCTACATCCGCGAGAAACTCGGATTAACGGACGAACTCGTGCAGCAGATGCTGACGAGCACGAAAGAAGTGGACGCACGCTTCGCGCAAAAAATCGCCAACGTGCGATATTTGGCGGAGCTGAATTTGCTAAGTGAAGCACGCCAAGAAGTAAGCGCCTTAGAAGGTGACGACAAGTTAGACGAATACCCTCGTTACGCCATAACAGTGCAACTGTTAAAAGGAATCGTCTTGCAAAAACAAAGTCAGTGGGAACGAGCAAAAAATGCGCTACTACAGGTGCTACGGCGACTGCGCGAAGAGCCTCTGGAGGATCCGAACAACCTTGCTGCTGAAGCGTACTTTAATTTATCCGTCATCACAGCTCTAGACGACCAAGATTACGAAAAAGCGATTGAGTACGCAAACATGGCGCTCGACGTGTTTCAGAAAGAAGGTGATGAACAACAGCTAGAAGGGCGTGTGCTGTACAATATAGCACTCTATTACTACCACTCCGAACAGTACGGTCAAGCGTACAAATATGCGATCGATGCACGACCCAAATGCGAACAGGTGTATGACATGAAGACTCTACTTTTGACCTTCAACAGTGAAGGGTTAATTCTGTCTGCTCAGCATCTGTACAGTCAAGCCGTGCAAGTGTTTCAACACGCGATTAACCTGTCGCGGTCATATTCCGCCGATCCGTGGATCGGAAGTGTACTTTATCTTAACTTAGGTGATTCGCATTACCGCGATAAGGCCTATACTGAGGCGCTACGGTGTTACGACATCTCGCAGTATCTTTGTAAAAAAACGAAGGACGATCTTCAACAAGCCATGCTGTACTTGTCATACGGTGAGGTCTACTTCGCAATGGAGGAATACGAGAAGGCGTCAGAGTATGCTGACAAAGCCTCGGAGCTAGAAAAGAAGTTCGACCTCGCTTCTGAGTATTTGCAGCTCTTGTTACTAAAGGCGAAAATTGCTGCTGAGCAAAATTCTGCTAAGGTCATGCCTATCTGCGAAGAGGGGATTCGTCTGGCGGAAAAAAGTAAGTTGTTCAACAGAATGAAGGACTTTCACTTCGTTTTGGCGAACTACTTTAAGCGGACAGGCAACCTGGAAGCATTTCATCAGGAGACGCAACATATGTATGACATAGAATCTTTCATTCGCGGGAGGTAA
- a CDS encoding helix-turn-helix domain-containing protein, producing MNQYFDGSKLKRLRKEKGLTTQQIANKVNVSQSYISRFENNKAIPDVDMLSRVLEVLDTDISSFYSSNDELPPDLQELIRAAKKLTVEERQKFTELLNTILERLEKRNNE from the coding sequence ATGAATCAATATTTCGATGGCTCAAAACTCAAGAGGCTACGGAAAGAAAAAGGGCTAACTACTCAGCAGATAGCGAACAAAGTTAACGTATCTCAATCATATATTAGTCGCTTTGAAAATAATAAAGCGATACCCGATGTAGATATGCTTTCAAGAGTGTTGGAAGTGCTTGATACAGATATTTCATCTTTTTATTCAAGCAACGATGAACTTCCACCCGATCTACAGGAGCTTATTAGAGCAGCTAAAAAGTTGACTGTTGAAGAACGGCAAAAATTCACGGAGTTACTTAATACAATCCTGGAAAGATTAGAGAAGCGCAATAACGAATAA
- a CDS encoding helix-turn-helix domain-containing protein produces MRQWLVDTRKSKGLTQQHVACLASISRSYYLQIESGSKNPG; encoded by the coding sequence ATGCGCCAATGGCTCGTCGACACCCGCAAGTCCAAAGGCCTAACCCAACAACACGTCGCTTGCCTTGCTAGTATCTCCCGCAGTTACTACTTGCAAATTGAAAGCGGCAGCAAAAACCCCGGGTAA
- a CDS encoding helix-turn-helix domain-containing protein yields MLGERLMQLRGLQGLRQEDVANKIGIARTTYAMYEQNRREPDYQTLHSLAQLFEVSIDDLLGFEDNQTDLFELRNLLKHEHVTYGGKILSEKQRQMAIAFFDAVFVDEVVE; encoded by the coding sequence TTGCTTGGAGAACGTTTAATGCAGCTACGAGGGCTGCAAGGGTTACGACAAGAAGATGTTGCAAATAAGATCGGGATTGCTCGAACAACGTACGCCATGTACGAACAAAATCGTAGGGAACCCGATTATCAAACGCTCCACAGTCTAGCCCAACTATTTGAAGTAAGTATTGACGATCTCCTCGGTTTCGAGGATAACCAAACAGACCTTTTTGAGTTACGGAATCTGCTGAAACACGAGCACGTCACATATGGTGGAAAAATACTTAGTGAAAAGCAGCGTCAAATGGCCATAGCGTTTTTTGACGCGGTATTTGTCGATGAAGTAGTGGAGTAA